From the Cupriavidus necator N-1 genome, one window contains:
- a CDS encoding branched-chain amino acid ABC transporter permease: MKALQGKTGWTLLLALAIAFPLITPNSYYLTVMTLAFIYAIATLGLNLITGYTGQLNLAHGGFMAIGAYTLGILTVDHQVPFWLAFVLAGAICMVLGYVIGVVSLRLKGHYFSIFTMCVGYIIYLLIEKWESLTHGTVGLIGIPVPAAIGPLSFDSVQAQYYLVLFFLAVGTFLMHRIVTSLLGRSFMAVRNSDALAEALGINLMRTKVLSFVLSVGYAGFAGALYAGQVRFLGPDIARTDLTFDMVMSMLVGGIGTIFGPLLGAVLVPWITQSLQFMQDYRMLVFGPVLILLIIFVPDGIVGSWLKKQARKAAAARRGKPAQNASAPAVSTTRAGADHA, encoded by the coding sequence ATGAAAGCACTGCAAGGAAAAACCGGCTGGACGCTGCTGCTGGCGCTGGCCATCGCCTTCCCGCTGATCACGCCCAACAGCTACTACCTGACCGTGATGACGCTGGCCTTCATCTACGCCATCGCCACGCTCGGGCTGAATCTGATCACCGGCTACACCGGGCAGCTGAACCTGGCCCATGGCGGCTTCATGGCCATCGGCGCCTATACACTGGGCATCCTGACGGTGGACCACCAGGTGCCGTTCTGGCTGGCATTCGTGCTGGCCGGCGCGATCTGCATGGTGCTGGGCTATGTGATCGGCGTGGTGTCGCTGCGCCTGAAGGGCCATTACTTCTCGATCTTCACCATGTGCGTGGGCTACATCATCTACCTGCTGATCGAGAAGTGGGAAAGCCTGACGCATGGCACGGTGGGCCTGATCGGCATCCCGGTGCCGGCCGCGATCGGGCCGCTCAGCTTTGACAGCGTGCAGGCGCAGTACTACCTGGTGCTGTTCTTCCTGGCGGTCGGCACCTTCCTGATGCACCGCATAGTCACCTCGCTGCTGGGCCGCAGCTTCATGGCGGTGCGCAACAGCGACGCCCTGGCCGAGGCGCTGGGCATCAACCTGATGCGCACCAAGGTACTGTCGTTCGTGCTGTCGGTGGGCTACGCCGGCTTTGCCGGTGCGCTGTACGCCGGGCAGGTGCGCTTCCTGGGGCCGGATATCGCCCGCACCGACCTGACCTTCGACATGGTGATGTCGATGCTGGTGGGCGGCATCGGCACCATCTTCGGGCCGCTGCTGGGGGCGGTGCTGGTGCCGTGGATCACGCAGTCGCTGCAGTTCATGCAGGACTACCGCATGCTGGTGTTCGGCCCGGTGCTGATCCTGCTGATCATTTTCGTGCCGGACGGCATCGTGGGTTCCTGGCTGAAGAAGCAGGCGCGCAAGGCAGCCGCCGCACGGCGCGGCAAGCCGGCGCAGAACGCCAGCGCCCCTGCAGTATCGACCACCCGCGCCGGAGCCGACCATGCTTGA
- a CDS encoding ABC transporter ATP-binding protein — MLEIRNLTKKFGGLTAVHDVSVTFEQGHINAIIGPNGAGKTTFFNLVAGTHAPSSGQILFKGQDVAGLRADQIARLGVARTFQATALFDRATVLDNLIVGHRLRTHSGLRDVLFNTRRLREEERLCRDKAEAALDFVGLSHLAHEVAADITQEARKRVAFALGLATDPELLLLDEPAGGVNPEETVGLAELIRKMVRHGKTVCLIEHKMDMIMRLADKIMVLNYGEKIAEGTPAQIQQDPHVIEAYLGADHVAA, encoded by the coding sequence ATGCTTGAAATCCGCAACCTGACCAAGAAATTCGGCGGCCTGACCGCGGTGCACGATGTCTCGGTGACCTTCGAGCAAGGCCATATCAACGCCATCATCGGCCCCAACGGCGCCGGCAAGACCACCTTCTTCAACCTGGTGGCAGGCACGCATGCGCCCAGTTCCGGCCAGATCCTGTTCAAGGGCCAGGACGTGGCCGGCCTGCGCGCCGACCAGATCGCGCGCCTGGGCGTGGCCCGCACCTTCCAGGCCACGGCGCTGTTCGACCGCGCCACGGTGCTCGACAACCTGATCGTCGGCCACCGCCTGCGCACCCACTCGGGCCTGCGCGACGTGCTGTTCAACACGCGCCGCCTGCGTGAAGAAGAGCGCCTGTGCCGCGACAAGGCCGAAGCCGCGCTGGACTTCGTCGGCCTGTCGCACCTGGCGCATGAGGTCGCCGCCGACATCACGCAAGAGGCGCGCAAGCGCGTGGCCTTTGCGCTGGGGCTGGCGACCGACCCGGAACTGCTGCTACTGGACGAACCAGCCGGCGGCGTGAACCCGGAAGAGACCGTGGGCCTGGCCGAGCTGATCCGCAAGATGGTGCGCCATGGCAAGACCGTATGCCTGATCGAACACAAGATGGACATGATCATGCGCCTGGCAGACAAGATCATGGTGCTGAACTACGGCGAGAAGATTGCCGAAGGCACGCCCGCGCAGATCCAGCAGGATCCGCATGTCATCGAGGCCTACCTGGGAGCCGACCATGTTGCAGCTTGA
- a CDS encoding ABC transporter ATP-binding protein: protein MLQLERVSLSYGSFRALDNITLHARAGELVVLLGANGAGKSSIFLAMSAIHRISGGSMRFDGRELSGMKPSQIVQAGLVHCPEGRKLFPAMSVEKNLVLGAYVHRRDGAGIRKTLEEVYELFPILRQKKDDAAGSLSGGQQQMVALGRALMSRPRALLLDEPSLGLAPLVVKQMFEIIQRINRAGTTVLLAEQNAYAALGIAHRAYVIESGRIVMEGDRDTLLKDEGIRKAYIGG from the coding sequence ATGTTGCAGCTTGAACGCGTCTCGCTGTCGTACGGCAGCTTCCGTGCCCTCGACAACATCACCCTGCACGCCCGCGCCGGCGAGCTGGTGGTGCTGCTGGGTGCCAACGGCGCCGGCAAGAGCTCGATCTTCCTGGCGATGAGCGCGATCCACCGCATCAGCGGCGGCAGCATGCGCTTTGACGGGCGCGAGCTGTCGGGCATGAAGCCGTCGCAGATCGTTCAGGCCGGGCTGGTGCACTGCCCGGAGGGCCGCAAGCTGTTCCCGGCGATGAGCGTGGAGAAGAACCTGGTGCTGGGCGCCTACGTGCACCGGCGCGATGGCGCGGGCATCCGCAAGACGCTGGAAGAGGTCTATGAACTGTTCCCGATCCTGCGGCAGAAGAAGGACGATGCGGCCGGCTCGCTGTCCGGCGGGCAGCAGCAGATGGTGGCACTGGGCCGCGCCCTGATGAGCCGCCCGCGCGCGCTGTTGCTGGACGAACCGTCGCTGGGTCTGGCGCCGCTGGTGGTCAAGCAGATGTTCGAGATCATCCAGCGAATCAACCGCGCCGGCACCACCGTGCTGCTGGCCGAGCAGAACGCCTACGCGGCGCTGGGGATCGCGCATCGCGCCTATGTGATCGAGAGCGGGCGCATCGTGATGGAAGGGGATCGGGATACGTTGCTGAAGGATGAGGGGATTCGGAAGGCGTATATCGGGGGGTAG
- a CDS encoding ABC transporter substrate-binding protein has product MQSKIMRRIFPLAATAVAAMLASGTALAQEVVKIGYTGPLSGGAALYGKNVLSGVQMAVDEINASGLEVKGKKVKLEVVALDDKYSPAEAAINGRRLVQQHKTPAVFVPHSGGIFALQAFNEQEKFLVMAYSSVPRITDAGNKLTIRIPPAYTGYIEPFVKAQMKRYGKNVALAPADHDYAKAWVQAFVPAWESAGGKVVANNPMSYTKATDFYSGVSRAMSEKPDVMFVGGPSEPTALVVKQARELGFKGGFIVMDQAKMDEMAKVTNGLGMLEGSIGVLPLVNDSRPAAQNFNARYKKLHDGRDATTEMSLNYTMVYALAGAMKLAGTTSDAAAIRAKMPDAVKGLAKEVNPNEVDGIDAKGGSMADTIVGWVQNGKISQVRLSELAK; this is encoded by the coding sequence ATGCAAAGCAAGATCATGCGCCGAATCTTCCCGCTGGCCGCCACCGCCGTGGCCGCCATGCTGGCCTCTGGCACCGCACTGGCGCAGGAAGTGGTCAAGATCGGCTATACCGGGCCGCTGTCCGGCGGCGCCGCGCTGTATGGCAAGAACGTGCTGTCGGGCGTGCAGATGGCGGTGGACGAGATCAATGCATCCGGCCTGGAAGTCAAGGGCAAGAAGGTCAAGCTGGAGGTGGTGGCGCTGGACGACAAGTACTCGCCCGCCGAGGCCGCCATCAACGGGCGCCGCCTGGTGCAGCAGCACAAGACCCCGGCGGTGTTCGTGCCCCATTCGGGCGGCATCTTCGCGCTGCAGGCCTTCAATGAGCAGGAGAAGTTCCTGGTGATGGCCTACTCCAGCGTGCCGCGCATCACCGACGCCGGCAACAAGCTGACCATCCGCATCCCGCCCGCGTACACCGGCTATATCGAGCCCTTCGTCAAGGCGCAGATGAAGCGCTACGGCAAGAACGTGGCGCTGGCCCCGGCCGACCACGACTACGCCAAGGCCTGGGTGCAGGCCTTCGTGCCGGCGTGGGAATCGGCCGGCGGCAAGGTGGTGGCCAACAATCCGATGTCATACACCAAGGCCACCGACTTCTACAGCGGCGTGTCGCGCGCGATGAGCGAGAAGCCGGACGTGATGTTCGTCGGCGGCCCGTCGGAGCCGACCGCACTGGTGGTCAAGCAGGCGCGCGAACTGGGCTTCAAGGGCGGCTTTATCGTGATGGACCAAGCCAAGATGGATGAAATGGCCAAGGTCACCAACGGCCTGGGCATGCTGGAAGGTTCCATCGGCGTGCTGCCGCTGGTCAACGACAGCCGCCCCGCCGCGCAGAACTTCAACGCCAGGTACAAGAAGCTGCATGACGGGCGCGATGCCACCACCGAGATGTCGCTGAACTACACCATGGTGTACGCGCTGGCCGGTGCGATGAAGCTGGCCGGCACCACCAGCGACGCGGCAGCGATCCGGGCGAAGATGCCCGACGCGGTCAAGGGGCTGGCCAAGGAGGTCAACCCCAACGAAGTCGATGGCATCGACGCCAAGGGCGGGTCGATGGCCGACACCATCGTCGGCTGGGTGCAGAACGGCAAGATTTCGCAGGTCCGGTTGTCGGAGCTGGCGAAGTAA